One Cenarchaeum symbiont of Oopsacas minuta DNA segment encodes these proteins:
- a CDS encoding methyltransferase type 11, whose translation MMDSLQRDTRVDDFFDIWALNGRHQSMENEHSKTAIRFLNTVNFLDSFSFLDVGCGNGWTVRAMANNPKCAIAVGIDKSPQMIKLARSTSTSKKETYMHTDIESYKGDLFDYVFSMESMYYAKSVADAVKAVWHILKPGGMFLCGTDYYAENHDTIRWQDSMKIHLHLLSRYQWKKIFKDAGFKVKTRRICSPNDDLMWRRTMGTLFISGTKM comes from the coding sequence ATGATGGATTCTTTACAGCGAGATACTCGCGTCGATGATTTTTTTGATATATGGGCACTTAATGGACGACATCAATCTATGGAAAATGAACATTCTAAAACAGCAATTAGGTTTTTGAATACAGTTAATTTTTTAGATTCATTCTCGTTTCTTGATGTTGGATGTGGTAATGGATGGACCGTACGTGCTATGGCAAACAATCCAAAATGCGCCATTGCAGTGGGCATAGATAAAAGTCCACAGATGATCAAACTTGCAAGATCAACGTCCACATCTAAAAAGGAGACATACATGCATACTGATATAGAATCATACAAAGGTGATCTATTTGATTATGTGTTTTCAATGGAATCTATGTACTATGCTAAATCTGTAGCTGATGCCGTAAAAGCAGTTTGGCATATTTTGAAACCTGGAGGGATGTTTTTATGTGGTACCGACTATTATGCTGAGAATCATGACACAATTAGATGGCAAGATTCAATGAAAATTCATTTACACTTATTGTCTAGATATCAGTGGAAAAAAATATTCAAAGATGCAGGGTTTAAGGTAAAAACTAGACGTATCTGTAGTCCAAACGATGATCTAATGTGGCGTCGAACTATGGGAACATTATTCATATCTGGCACCAAGATGTAG
- a CDS encoding aspartyl/glutamyl-tRNA amidotransferase subunit B, whose translation MIGVEVHCHLNSLQTKLFCQCKVDYKRLEPNENICPICIGLPGSLPRLNRRAVEKATLVALALNCKIPNSVGFFRKNYFYPDLPKNYQITQLDVYGKHSIGSDGYVEVGGKRVRITRVQLEEDPGRITYEGASEKTKTVLVDYNRAGMPLVEIVTEPDFESPGHVREFLNMLSDLLENLKVSNTDMDGAMRADGNVSVGDGPKVEIKNVGSFHDLEKAIHFEIVRQSSHVDRGVKVKQETRQWSSVRKATISARKKEDDDDYRYIPEADIPYVHIGEEFCKLLYSEIPESITAKQDRYSSMGISRQVAKVLSSDQHCLELFEGAHTEKNSKEVANLITTDFMGLANTHEKRILSKINSHHLADLADAILDGKINRMLAKEALSIMHETGKSLSEIVSQENLTSISNVADLGLIIDAVLAEEVDVVETLKKNPHAINYLVGKVMKKTKSTADPETTLKLLREKTS comes from the coding sequence ATGATTGGAGTAGAGGTGCATTGCCATCTAAACAGTCTACAAACTAAACTCTTTTGTCAATGCAAGGTAGATTACAAAAGACTTGAACCAAATGAAAACATCTGTCCGATTTGTATAGGATTACCTGGTTCACTCCCACGCTTGAACCGAAGAGCCGTTGAAAAAGCAACACTAGTGGCATTGGCGTTAAACTGCAAGATCCCAAACAGTGTTGGATTTTTTAGAAAAAATTATTTTTATCCAGACTTGCCAAAAAACTATCAAATCACACAACTTGATGTGTACGGCAAACACAGTATCGGTTCTGATGGATATGTGGAAGTGGGTGGTAAACGTGTACGTATTACAAGAGTACAACTAGAAGAGGATCCTGGACGCATAACATATGAAGGTGCCTCTGAAAAAACAAAAACCGTACTAGTTGATTATAATCGAGCGGGAATGCCACTAGTCGAGATTGTAACAGAACCTGACTTTGAGAGTCCCGGACATGTTCGAGAATTTTTAAACATGCTATCAGATCTACTTGAAAACCTCAAAGTCTCAAATACGGACATGGATGGAGCAATGCGAGCTGATGGTAATGTCTCAGTTGGCGATGGACCAAAGGTCGAAATAAAGAATGTGGGATCCTTTCATGACTTGGAAAAAGCAATTCACTTTGAGATCGTCCGACAGAGTAGCCATGTTGACCGTGGTGTAAAAGTAAAACAAGAGACTCGACAGTGGAGTTCGGTAAGAAAAGCTACCATCTCTGCTAGAAAAAAGGAGGATGATGATGATTATCGATATATTCCCGAAGCTGACATTCCGTATGTCCATATCGGAGAAGAATTTTGTAAACTCCTTTACTCGGAGATTCCAGAAAGCATTACTGCAAAACAAGATCGATATTCATCTATGGGAATCTCACGTCAGGTAGCCAAAGTACTCTCCTCTGACCAGCATTGTCTTGAATTGTTTGAAGGTGCACATACTGAAAAAAATTCCAAAGAAGTGGCAAATCTAATCACTACTGATTTTATGGGGTTGGCAAATACTCATGAAAAACGTATTCTCTCTAAAATAAACTCGCACCATCTTGCAGATCTAGCCGATGCCATACTTGATGGTAAAATAAATAGAATGTTGGCAAAAGAAGCGTTATCTATAATGCATGAGACTGGAAAGTCATTATCGGAGATTGTGTCACAGGAAAATCTTACTAGCATCTCTAATGTCGCAGACCTTGGATTGATAATCGATGCTGTTCTTGCTGAAGAGGTAGATGTGGTTGAAACATTGAAAAAAAATCCACATGCAATAAATTACTTGGTAGGTAAAGTCATGAAAAAAACAAAATCCACAGCGGATCCTGAAACTACGCTCAAATTGCTACGTGAAAAAACTTCCTAG
- a CDS encoding aspartyl/glutamyl-tRNA amidotransferase subunit C, which translates to MIEEKEILRVAELMRIRIDDHGKYIKQVKKILEYFNTLDTADVESEDLDSVSVDIKNLRDDVYSKFDRSIIDDLKNYKGVHVRTPKMI; encoded by the coding sequence ATGATTGAAGAAAAGGAGATCTTACGTGTTGCAGAGTTAATGCGTATACGCATAGATGATCATGGCAAATATATTAAACAAGTAAAAAAAATATTGGAATATTTTAATACATTGGATACTGCTGATGTTGAATCTGAAGATCTAGATTCGGTTAGCGTGGACATCAAAAATCTACGTGATGATGTATACTCGAAATTTGATAGATCTATTATCGACGATCTTAAAAATTACAAAGGTGTACATGTGAGAACTCCAAAGATGATCTAA
- a CDS encoding dethiobiotin synthase — MQSIFVTGIDTNVGKTVIAACIAQAARKSGIDVGIMKPFAAFDGNASEKYNSPDTEILARAAGCVESDFKLNPVFSKIPASPYTASHKSDLQFDIRTVLDAYDALDKSHEMMVVEGIGGVMTPIHVNYFVTDLIKQMNLPVLIIVHNKIGAINHTILTHMACKNAEISIMGFVVNCIDDAGYDPNLLAKDIVSITDTPVLGIVPKTDLTDENTALDMISNALNLDSIGIKA; from the coding sequence TTGCAATCAATATTTGTTACTGGAATTGATACTAATGTTGGCAAAACCGTAATTGCTGCATGTATTGCTCAGGCTGCAAGAAAATCCGGCATAGATGTAGGAATAATGAAACCATTTGCTGCATTTGATGGCAATGCATCAGAGAAATACAATTCACCAGATACGGAAATTCTTGCACGTGCTGCAGGATGTGTGGAATCTGATTTTAAATTAAATCCTGTTTTTTCAAAAATTCCTGCTTCACCGTATACTGCATCACATAAATCCGATTTGCAGTTTGATATCAGAACGGTTTTAGATGCATATGATGCACTTGACAAATCCCATGAGATGATGGTCGTAGAAGGCATCGGTGGTGTGATGACTCCAATACACGTGAATTATTTTGTTACTGATCTTATAAAACAGATGAATTTACCTGTCTTGATCATAGTGCACAACAAAATTGGTGCAATAAATCATACAATACTTACTCATATGGCGTGCAAAAATGCAGAAATATCGATTATGGGATTTGTTGTAAATTGCATAGATGATGCTGGCTATGATCCAAATCTTTTGGCCAAAGATATTGTATCTATTACAGATACACCAGTATTGGGCATTGTGCCAAAAACAGATTTGACTGATGAAAATACTGCATTAGATATGATCTCAAATGCGTTGAATCTTGATTCCATTGGTATTAAAGCATAA
- a CDS encoding Aminotransferase class-III translates to MVKNSHVWHPNTQMSEWGKFDKITSAKGMYLIDSNGRRYIDGVASMWCNVWGHSKIELVSAIKSQAAKLQHSSMFNLTNEPVELLAKNLIDQSPNMKYVFFSDNGSTSMEIAAKMAIQYWSNVGESKTKIVSLKNGYHGDTFGSMSLGYVPDFFSPYKTKLFDVTRVPSPDTYRTAGYDVEGNLQMCLEKTEQTISKNSDSIAALVMESGAQMAAGARIYPSKFQHEISKICTRHNILLVLDEVATGFGRLGHMAEYTHQQSRPDIVSYGKMMTGGYLTMGATLSSKKIYESFLGKFTEHKHLFHGHTFTGNPLAAAVACKNIQLYKKEHLLEKVSRMSKILKSYTDEFYKIDAVGDVRSSGLLMGIELVSDKSKKTPICAKNTSINKIVFEEGKKHGIYLRTLGNVVMLVPPLAIPKEVLDDLVMKTRETIQAVVQKISTA, encoded by the coding sequence ATGGTAAAAAATAGCCATGTATGGCATCCAAATACACAAATGTCCGAATGGGGAAAATTTGATAAAATTACAAGCGCTAAAGGCATGTACCTCATTGATTCAAATGGTAGAAGATATATCGATGGTGTGGCATCTATGTGGTGCAATGTATGGGGACATTCAAAAATAGAACTTGTATCCGCCATAAAATCACAGGCAGCAAAGCTACAACACTCGTCAATGTTTAATCTGACAAACGAACCTGTAGAACTATTAGCAAAAAATCTAATAGATCAATCACCAAATATGAAATATGTATTTTTTTCAGATAATGGATCTACATCTATGGAGATTGCAGCAAAGATGGCGATACAATATTGGTCAAACGTTGGAGAATCCAAAACAAAAATTGTATCATTAAAAAATGGATATCATGGCGATACTTTTGGTTCAATGTCTTTAGGATATGTGCCAGATTTTTTCTCACCGTACAAAACAAAACTCTTTGATGTTACACGTGTACCATCTCCAGATACTTATCGGACTGCAGGTTATGACGTTGAAGGAAATTTACAGATGTGTCTTGAGAAGACAGAACAAACAATCTCCAAAAATTCAGATTCCATAGCCGCATTGGTAATGGAGAGTGGGGCACAGATGGCAGCTGGTGCTAGAATATATCCTTCAAAATTCCAGCATGAGATTTCCAAAATATGCACTCGTCACAACATATTATTGGTATTAGATGAGGTTGCCACTGGTTTTGGTAGGCTTGGGCATATGGCAGAGTATACACATCAACAAAGCAGACCAGACATCGTATCATATGGCAAAATGATGACAGGGGGTTATTTAACGATGGGTGCCACATTATCATCCAAAAAAATCTATGAGAGTTTTCTTGGTAAATTTACAGAGCACAAACATCTCTTTCATGGTCATACTTTTACAGGAAATCCTCTAGCTGCTGCCGTTGCATGTAAAAACATACAATTATACAAAAAAGAACATCTACTTGAAAAAGTATCACGTATGTCTAAAATATTAAAGTCGTATACTGATGAGTTTTATAAAATCGATGCTGTGGGCGATGTAAGATCTTCTGGACTTTTAATGGGAATAGAACTAGTCTCAGATAAAAGTAAAAAAACTCCAATATGTGCAAAAAATACGTCAATTAACAAAATTGTCTTTGAAGAAGGTAAAAAACATGGAATATATCTACGGACTCTAGGTAATGTAGTCATGCTTGTACCACCACTTGCAATTCCAAAAGAAGTGTTGGATGATCTTGTAATGAAGACTAGAGAGACGATACAGGCAGTTGTGCAAAAAATATCTACTGCATAA
- a CDS encoding aspartyl/glutamyl-tRNA amidotransferase subunit A, with protein sequence MNLQTTILEYVQNIKNNSTSCEEFMAATMERIKKLNAPINAHISIFEDAISKAKKIDVKIQSGDKVGGCYGMPVSIKDNICMFGKKTTCASKMLECFIPPYDATVVQKLHDFDAIITGKTNMDEFGMGTTTEFSTYGNTCNPWNTKYVPGGSSGGSAASVASLQCLASLGSDTGGSIRNPASFCSVVGFKPTYGLVSRYGLVAYSNSIEQIGPLTRTVKDAAFMMNIISGKDEHDVTTIDGKSDYLSDIDAGVSGKKIGILRQMMGDGASSKVVNVTDNAAKKLQDLGAVCDDVELDTIQYAVAAYYTITSAEAASNLARYDNIRYGYEMSSSGFTFDSYISEARRKFGPEVKRRMILGGFVPSAGYTGKYYLKALKVKSRLSREIANAFKKFDILLAPTVPILPFEIGEKIDDPMAQFLIDSNTVLANLTGRPAISVPFGHSDGLPIGVQMMADSMQDARLLQTAYSLESCADIPKVPIL encoded by the coding sequence ATGAACCTGCAAACAACTATTCTAGAATACGTACAAAATATAAAAAACAATAGTACAAGCTGCGAAGAATTTATGGCAGCTACAATGGAGCGCATAAAAAAACTAAATGCACCAATAAATGCACATATCTCCATATTTGAGGATGCTATATCTAAAGCAAAAAAGATTGATGTAAAAATACAATCTGGAGATAAAGTCGGTGGCTGTTATGGAATGCCTGTATCCATAAAAGATAACATTTGCATGTTTGGAAAAAAAACAACATGCGCATCAAAGATGCTCGAATGTTTCATTCCTCCATATGATGCAACCGTTGTACAAAAATTACATGACTTTGATGCGATAATTACAGGAAAAACAAACATGGATGAATTTGGTATGGGGACTACAACAGAATTTAGTACATATGGGAATACATGTAATCCATGGAATACAAAATATGTGCCTGGTGGCTCATCTGGCGGAAGTGCTGCATCTGTAGCATCATTACAATGTTTGGCATCTCTAGGTTCTGATACTGGAGGCTCGATACGTAATCCTGCAAGCTTTTGCTCTGTGGTGGGATTCAAACCAACATATGGACTAGTAAGCAGATACGGACTAGTTGCATATTCAAACAGTATTGAGCAGATTGGTCCGTTAACTCGTACCGTAAAAGATGCCGCATTTATGATGAACATTATATCAGGTAAAGATGAACATGATGTGACTACTATAGATGGTAAATCTGATTACCTCTCGGATATTGATGCTGGTGTATCGGGTAAAAAAATAGGCATATTGAGACAAATGATGGGAGATGGTGCATCCTCCAAAGTTGTTAATGTTACAGATAATGCTGCCAAAAAACTTCAGGATCTTGGAGCAGTATGCGATGATGTTGAACTAGATACAATACAATACGCAGTGGCTGCATATTATACGATTACGTCAGCAGAAGCTGCAAGCAATCTTGCTAGATATGATAATATAAGATACGGTTATGAAATGTCTTCATCTGGTTTTACTTTTGATTCATACATCTCGGAGGCAAGACGTAAGTTTGGCCCAGAGGTAAAAAGACGCATGATCCTTGGTGGATTTGTACCTTCAGCAGGATATACTGGAAAATATTATCTAAAAGCATTAAAGGTAAAGAGCCGTCTTTCAAGAGAGATAGCAAACGCGTTTAAAAAATTTGATATCTTGTTAGCACCAACAGTTCCAATATTGCCGTTTGAGATTGGTGAAAAGATAGATGATCCTATGGCACAATTTTTGATTGATTCAAATACGGTACTAGCAAATCTTACTGGCAGACCTGCAATATCTGTCCCATTTGGACACTCTGATGGATTACCGATAGGTGTACAGATGATGGCAGATTCGATGCAGGATGCAAGATTACTTCAGACAGCATATTCACTTGAATCATGTGCAGATATACCAAAGGTGCCTATATTATGA
- a CDS encoding adenylate/guanylate cyclase codes for MTESTQDEKNTAHKNMLQDVQTRVWSSLKSGYKYNGTADHSEEYLGSRVSQRLDLNIMYVDLVGSTLMSLEISQEKFVTIISSFAHEMAHVVQMRNGYVLKFVGDAVLAYFPNNTDSADGANNALNCAITMIETITQGMNPILNQYDYPDLKIKIGIDAGQVVTISYGSEDGNFPIDLIGPPMNIAAKIQSLAKPNQILVGYDVYKKLQLEKQSQFKAIELSSSVWRYHSRVTGDMYGVYEYQPT; via the coding sequence TTGACTGAATCAACACAAGATGAAAAAAACACTGCACACAAGAATATGCTACAAGATGTACAAACACGTGTATGGTCTTCACTTAAAAGTGGATACAAGTATAACGGCACTGCAGATCATTCTGAAGAATATCTAGGATCTAGAGTTAGTCAAAGATTGGATCTGAATATAATGTATGTGGATCTAGTTGGCTCTACATTGATGTCTCTTGAAATATCACAAGAAAAATTTGTTACCATAATCAGTTCGTTTGCTCATGAAATGGCACATGTGGTACAAATGCGTAATGGATATGTGCTCAAATTTGTAGGAGATGCCGTTTTGGCTTATTTTCCAAACAACACTGATTCTGCAGATGGTGCAAATAATGCATTAAACTGTGCCATCACCATGATTGAAACCATAACACAAGGAATGAATCCAATATTGAACCAATACGATTACCCAGATCTTAAAATAAAAATTGGCATAGATGCAGGACAAGTTGTGACAATATCGTATGGATCTGAAGACGGAAATTTCCCAATAGATCTTATCGGCCCTCCAATGAACATTGCTGCAAAAATACAATCACTAGCAAAACCAAACCAAATACTTGTAGGATATGATGTCTATAAAAAATTGCAATTAGAAAAACAATCTCAATTTAAAGCAATTGAACTCTCTAGCAGTGTTTGGCGGTATCATTCACGTGTAACAGGAGATATGTATGGCGTATATGAATATCAGCCAACTTGA